One window of Arachis duranensis cultivar V14167 unplaced genomic scaffold, aradu.V14167.gnm2.J7QH unplaced_Scaffold_145514, whole genome shotgun sequence genomic DNA carries:
- the LOC107472533 gene encoding uncharacterized protein LOC107472533 — MSNNDTTKKQTESIKEPTEDEKQTKAYQAKEQVVVPNKSTEKLKEQDNQSHSSREMTQGQQQIGKSITPPLPYPQRFNKEVKDQHFHKFLETFKKLEINIPLAEALEQMPSWDEKEIVSLTEECRVLIQKGLPPKLEDPGSFLLPCTIGEVTVTKAMCDLGASINLIPSSLVKKLHIEEVKPVQMSLELVDKSMVYPRGVIENLLVKVDSFIYPADFVVLDSNEDDGDSVILKKCKVQQE, encoded by the exons ATGAGCAACAATGACACTACAAAGAAGCAAACAGAGAGCATTAAAGAACCAACAGAGGATGAGAAGCAAACAAAAGCATATCAAGCTAAGGAGCAAGTTGTGGTGCCAAACAAAAGCACTGAGAAACTCAAAGAGCAGGACAACCAATCACATAGCTCAAGGGAAATGACTCAGGGACAGCAGCAAATAGGAAAGAGCATCACACCTCCattgccatatcctcagagattCAACAAAGAGGTTAAAGACCAACATTTCCACAAATTCCTTGAGACCTTCAAGAAACTGGAAATCAATATCCCTTTAgctgaagcacttgagcaaatgcc aagttggGATGAGAAGGAAATCGTATCACTCACTGAGGAATGCAGAGTCTTGATTCAAAAAGGGCTGCCTCCCAAGCTTGAGGACCCAGGAAGTTTCTTgttaccttgcaccattggggAAGTGACCGTCACTAAAGCAATGTGCGATCTCGGAGCAAGTATTAATTTGATACCATCCTCCCTGGTGAAAAAGCTGCATATAGAGGAAGTCAAACCAGTACAAATGTCTCTGGAGCTGGTAGATAAGTCAATGGTATACCCCAGGGGTGTAATTGAAAATCTGTTGGTCAAGGTGGACAGTTTTATATACCCTGCTGATTTTGTGGTTCTGGATTCAAACGAGGATGATGGTGACTCTGTTATATTAaagaaatgtaaagtgcagcaAGAGTAG